The following proteins come from a genomic window of Labeo rohita strain BAU-BD-2019 chromosome 25, IGBB_LRoh.1.0, whole genome shotgun sequence:
- the olfml1 gene encoding olfactomedin-like protein 3 produces the protein MKIYTMLLSLVTVFLLLGTGQAQRTTPDFIMEYFQRQLQQLEGRLIKCEQDFQHFSRRMYDMSKEIHGETSKINVLKSEVKGQLDTFAMRLDRVERDVEYLHEKIPDTVEVDIEDSLIEHQVKEAKLKKTSVIPKGKDCSSEVVGIKSLKIVKKAGDTNGSWMKDPTKGSAKIYFFSGTRNSTVLAYASLKTFTEPNSTKKTEVIHLPFPWHGTGHVVYNGFVYYHNADTNNEILKVHLSNRTVADRVLLPGAGRMPAYSLNPQTQLDLAVDEMGLWSIHADPDFGGNLVITKLDHSSLAVEHTWDTNCNSRDAEAAFIVCGTLYVVYNSHYGGRSSIQCLFDIHDTIYTESIPVLFFPKRYTTHSALRFHPKDKQLYAWDDGYQTIYKLEIKKI, from the exons ATGAAAATATACACCATGCTTTTGTCTTTGGTAACTGTATTTCTTTTGCTTGGAACGGGACAAGCTCAAAGGACAACTCCTGATtttattatggaatattttcaGAGACAACTTCAGCAGCTGGAG gGACGACTGATCAAATGCGAGCAAGACTTCCAGCACTTCAGTCGAAGGATGTATGACATGTCCAAGGAGATACACGGTGAAACGAGCAAGATCAATGTGCTGAAatcagaggtcaaaggtcagcttGACACCTTTGCTATGCGTTTGGACCGAGTGGAGAGAGATGTGGAATACCTGCATGAAAAAATCCCTGACACCGTTGAGGTTGACATTGAGGACTCGCTGATCGAGCACCAGGTGAAAGAAGCCAAACTAAAAAAGACATCTGTGATCCCTAAGGGCAAAG ACTGCAGTTCAGAAGTTGTGGGTATCAAGTCTCTCAAAATTGTCAAGAAAGCAGGTGACACCAATGGATCCTGGATGAAGGATCCGACAAAGGGTTCTGCTAAGATTTACTTCTTTAGTGGCACTCGAAACAGTACAGTATTAGCATACGCCTCCCTAAAGACCTTCACCGAACCAAACTCCACCAAAAAAACAGAAGTTATCCATCTTCCTTTTCCCTGGCATGGAACCGGCCACGTGGTCTACAATGGCTTTGTGTACTACCACAACGCAGACACCAACAATGAGATCCTGAAGGTCCACCTGAGCAACCGTACGGTAGCCGATCGGGTGCTGCTTCCTGGAGCTGGTCGGATGCCGGCATATTCCCTCAATCCTCAAACCCAGCTGGATCTGGCCGTAGATGAAATGGGACTCTGGTCCATTCATGCCGACCCAGACTTTGGCGGCAACTTGGTGATCACCAAGCTGGACCACAGCAGTCTGGCAGTGGAGCACACATGGGATACCAACTGCAATAGTCGTGATGCAGAAGCAGCTTTCATAGTCTGTGGTACCTTATATGTGGTCTACAACTCACACTATGGTGGAAGGTCCAGCATCCAATGCTTGTTTGATATCCATGATACCATCTACACCGAAAGCATCCCTGTGCTTTTCTTCCCAAAGCGTTACACCACCCACTCTGCTTTGCGCTTCCACCCAAAGGATAAGCAACTGTATGCATGGGATGATGGATATCAGACCATCTATAAGTTAGAAATCAAGAAGATATAG